The nucleotide sequence ATTCCATgctctttagttcctttgatgtAACGTAGTATTTGCTTTACTACTTTCAGGTGTTGCTCCTTTGGTTCTTGCATGAATCTACTAAGTAGACTGACTGGGTAACATAGATCTGGTCTTGTATGCAATAAGTACCTGAGAGAACCTATCAGGCTTCTGTAATGTGTTGCATCTACTAGAtctccttcttcagtctttgttaaTTGTGTTCCTGGAGTCATGGGTGTCTTCGTGTCATTGCAGGATAACATATCAGCGTCTTTGAGTATCTTGTTGATATATCCTGTTTGCTTGATGCCAATCTCACCCCTTGCTTGAATTACTTCTATTCCCAGATAGTATGCTAGCAATCCTAGATCGCTCATATCAAATTTGTTCTTCATCTGAGATTTAAAGATGTCTATCTCCTTCTTTGATGTTCCAGTGACTATCAAGTCATCAACATAGACTCCAACTATTAGTGTAGAGGCTTCACTCGTTCTTGTATAGATTGCGTTCTCTAAAGTACACTTCTTAAAGTTAAGTGACTTTAGGGTTTGATCTAACTTCatattccaagctcttggtgcttgtctcAATCCATACAGTGCTTTTGATAGTCTGTAAACCTTTCCTTCATTTCCTGGCTTTATAAATCCTTCTGGTTGTGATACATATACTTCCTCTTTGAGGTCTCCGTGTAAGAATGCAGATTTCACATCTAGATGATGTACCTCCCAACCTTGATATGCTGCTAAAGCCAACATTAGTCGTACTGTTTCCATACGTGCTACTGGTGCAAAGACTTCGTCAAAGTCTATTCCGTGTTGCTGAACATATCCTTTTGCAACTAGTCTTGCTTTGTGTCTGACAATGTTTCCGTTTGCATCTTTCTTAGTCTTGAATACCCACTTTAAGCCTATTGCCTTGTGATCCCTTGGCAATTCGGTCAAATTCCAagtgttattcttgtttattgagtctaactcagccttcattgcttcaatccattttctgtcactagatgcttccttgtaattccttggttcttcttcagcgagtaataattcatgtggatctagttgaatctcttctgtttcttcatACAGGTCTTCGAGACTTTTTAGTCTTACTGGAGTGTCGCTAATATTTCCTGTTGTACTTTCAGAGGTGGATAGACTTCCACTTGATAATCTGCTTGAACTTCCTGCTGAGTTCTGATTGTATGAATATGCTGGCGGGGTTACATAGGAGTCTTGTTCTTCTGTCTGATCTACTCCTGAATTGTCATGTTGTGGCCCGCTACTGCCTggactacttggttcattttctTCTAATTCTGGTGGCATGTCGTCTTCTTGAATGACAAAGTTTGTCCATTCGGGATTCCCTGAATCTACCGTTTCCATATAACTATCCTAGTTCCATGGTTGACCTTCCATGAACTTTACATCTCTACTGACACATATCTTGTTCTTTGCTGGATCATATAATCTGTACGCCTTTGATCCTTCTTCTATTCCAAGGTAAACCATAGGTGCGCTTCTATCAtctaacttcttttgttgaagtggTAGTACCTTAGCGTAAGCAGTGCAGCCAAAAATCTTCAAGTGTTCTAAATTTGGCTTCCTTCCTTTTAGTGCTTCATATGGTGTCTTGTTCACCAGGGCTTTTGTCGGAACCCTGTTTAGTACGTATATCGCGTGTCGTactgcttcaccccaaaagttcTGTGGCATGTTCATTGCCTTTAGCATACTGCGAGTAGTGGATAACATCGTCCTGTTTCGCCTTTCaactactccattttgctgtggggAATATGGTGCTGTAAGCTGTCTTGCTATGCCGTTGGTTTTGCAATACTTATTGAATTCAGCCGATGtgaattcacctcctctatccgtCCTTAGCATCTTTAACTTGGTCTGCGTTTCCTTTTCCACCTTTTCTTTGAACTCCTTAAATGTTTCGAATGCTTGATCCTTGGAAGTTAGTAAATACGCCCACATGTAGCGAGTACAGTCGTCTACAAGTAAGAATATATACTTCTTCCCAGCATGTGTTGGTGGAGTTATAGGACCACACAAATCTCCATAGACTAAGTCCAGAGGTTTTAAAGATCTGAACTTTGCCTGATTTGGAAATGGTGCCCTACTATGCTTTCCTAATAAGCATGCGTCACAGACTTGACTAGCATGACTTATTTGGGGAACTCCATGTACCAAGTTCTTACGAGTCATTTCCTTGATAGCGTCAAAGTGTAAATGGCCTAACCTTGCGTGCCATAACCATGCTGTGTCTTCGGTCTTTGATAGTAAGCAGATTGGCTTTCCAGTTTTCAACTTGACTTTGTAAAGCCTGTTCTTCAATCTTTTGACTCGCATTAGTAGTTTTCTGTTTCGATCTCGGATAGTAAGTAAATCTCCGTCCATAACCACTTTGCAACCGATTTCTGTAAGTTGTCCAAGGCTCAATATATTGGTCTTCAGACTTGGAATGTAGTAGACAtgtgaaacaatcttttgttcttgattcagacattccagtagtattgAACCTTTGCCTTTAATTTCTACGTGTGACCCATCACCAAACCGTACTTGCCCTGTCACCGTTTCATCTAAGTCCTTGAAGTGACTTCGCACTCCTGTCATGTGGTTGCTTGCCCCGTTGTCTAAGTACCATAGATTTTCATTTTCTGAGGCGTAACTTGTTGGTTTTATATGTTCCTCGTTTAGCAGAGccctttcttgaacattttcttcTTGTATTGTCATTAACAATACGGGTGCTTCGTCTTCCTCGACGAGGTTTGAATGCTCTTGCACTTCGTCTTTCTCAGAACAGTCCTTCTTGTAGTGTCCAAACTTCTGACACTTAAAGCATTGGATCTTACTTAAGTCGGTTCTTGCAAACTTCCTCCAATTTCTTGAATTTCCATTTCTGGGCCTTGATGTAGATCCTTCGTTTCTGGGACTTTGCCTATTTCCGTTGTTTCGCCAATTTCCACGCGTCTGGTTAAACCTACCACGACCGCGATTTCCAAATTGCCTTCCTCTATTGTTATCCTGATGTGTGAACATAAGCCTATCTTGGCTTTCTCCTTGATTTCCTTTCTTTAACTTGAGACGTTCTTCATACGTCTTTAGTCTTCCGACTGCTTCTTGTAGCGTCATGGTTTCTATATCGGAGTATTGTTCCATAGAGGCAACGATTTGAGTAAACCTATCCGGTACGCCATTTAAGAGTTTGCGTACTAGAGTCGATTGACTCATTGTCGTTCCTACTTCTGTTGCTCGGGTAACGATACTATTAATCTTTGCGGTAAACGAATCAATAGTGTCGTCATCCCTCATTTGCAACATTTCAAATTCTGACATTAGCGTGTGCATACGCGCCTTTTGTACCCGATCTACGCCAACATGTCTAATCTTTAGATTATCCCAAATCTCCTTTGCAGTTTTACAActtgcaacttgcaatacaacGTCTTCTGGTATTGCTTGAAACAGATATGCAATGGCAGACTTATCTTTCTTGGTGTCTACCGTTGCATTTTCTGCCGGTTCAATCGTTTCCCACAAACCATTCGCTTCAAGAATCGTCTTGATACGAATAGCCCAAAccgtatagtttgttggtttcagaatcggacactgaaactgggaaaGAGAATTTCCATTTATCGGATTTTGCCCGGTTGCTCCTGACATTTCTTCTTGTCGAATAATCTTCACTTTTACTAAACTTTCCTTTTGGTTTCAATATATCTCAACAACCCCGATTACCCGAATCGTGTAATAATCAAAACAACCAAATCAATCTAATTCGCACTATAACCCCGGAATCAAAACAAACGAACCCTAGATTCCTAACCGTTCGGTTCAACCGAGTTTCCTAGAACCGAAAATAAAATTCTGAAATGAAACTTTTGCGAATTTAAACGAAAttgaaacctgatcgcgaattccctgcgatgccttgcgattcccacgcttagagcctgatgctctgataccaatttgttggcccgaacttggatcttgatctctaatGAGCGTGAATAACTTGAATAACAACAACTTGAATAACTTGATAATAACCGAATGTATACAATATCGAATTGAGAGTATATACAATTGATTTCGAATGTAATGAACAAGTATAAATGAATCTAACTATCCTTATTTATAGTTTCCTACGGGTACGAGTGAATAGACGTGTCTCTTCGTGAAAGGGTACGTCTCTTGGATGTGTGGTTAAGATTTGATCTTGAAGAGGCATGTTGAATCTTGTCCGTTTATCCCAACAGTCGCGTCCTTTGTTCCTTTCCTTGGTGTCGATTGGGAATGGGTGTGTGTGTAGAGACACACCTATTCGGTTATTGAGGGAAGTTTCTAACTTCCactttgtcaactttggtccttcaACTTCATAACCGCCACTTAATATTATTTCTAATTATATAACTAACTATCTATCTAAACTATGAgatgttaagagattaaccggTTTCAGTGATATAgggtaagaaaaaaaaaatcttttttggatGGATCTACCAAATTGGCCAAACCCAAGGAACCATTTGTACACATAACTCTATGGATAATGAACAAAAATGAACGATTTTTTTTTACTTCCCATTTATAACTTTGCAATGGAGAGTGAACTCTAGTTGGGCTTATTCTCAAATTAGCGAATGATTACCCATGGAAATTCTCGTTGCAAATGGGCCATTCACCGACAAAGAAGTGAAAAATCTTGGAAGGAATCTTAGATAAAATCTTACGCTTAAATACAGATAAATCGTCAATAATAATCGTTAATAATTACAGACAAATGACAATATTGTCAGTCTGTTATAAGCACTCATTTATGTAGTgaagaccaaaaaaaaaaaaaaaaacattcttaCTCTTGATAGATACAATTTGTATCAACAAACAACTGGTTATAAATTAGAACGTACTACGTAAACTAGAGAAATAAAATTTATACCCAATGCAATATTAGGTGAAAGGTATTGCACTTATTCAGGCACCTATACTATCTCTCAACCTCATACCCATATATCACTTTCATTTAGTCTACGAAATGCCCATTCACAATAATCGCTTTCAATGTTCCCGGATTCCTTCGACCCAAACAAGTCTCAAACCCGAACTTCTCTTCCTCTAATTTCCTTTCTATTCGTAGAAAGCTAGGCACTCACCATATAGTCCATCGATCACATTTTTTTTGCATGATACAAATAGTTCGTAGTGTTTACCTCATCTTTTAGGAATCAACGCAACAAAACATCCTCATGATCTCATTTTCTTTCGATTGATACAATACACCGCGTGTTCCACAAGGAAAGAGCTTACATGTTTGTTAGGATTCGTAAGAGTAGCGAAAGGAAGGTGAAAGAGAAGAATATCTTCTAGACATTAAAGATGTTACAAAGGGCGGCTAGCAACGCGTTTTCGTGGTGGTGGGCTAGCCATATTCGAACCAAGCAATCTAAATGGCTCGAGCAAAGCCTTTTAGGTATGAAGTTTCTTTCATATTACTTTGTGGGAAAATGTTAAGAAAACCAACCATCATAACTACATAAATATTTTGATGGTACCATGGTTGATATTCTTAACTGAAACTAAATTCTTTGATCTTGTGGTACCGAGCTGAATAACTTTTCTCTTTTTGTTAGATTGATTACAAACACGTTTTTATTTTCATTAATCGAATTTTCCGGCTAAAAAAATATAGAATTTGCATCATATTTGCCTTTAACAATCCAATTCGATCTGTTAAATCACAAAACTTCAAATTTTTAGATCTCCATAGAAAGTGTgacatatttatttatattacCTTTCATGTTCCAAAAAGTGCCTCTTGTCATTTGCATTTTTTCTGATGTACATGTAGATATGGAAGATAAGGTTCATTACGCTTTAAACATTGTTCAAAAAGATGGTGATTCATTTGGAAAGAGGGCAGAAATGTACTACCGGCACCGCCCGGATCTAATATGTTTCATAGAGGAAACTTTTCGCGCATATAGAGCATTAGCCGAGCGTTACGATAAACTGTCAAGAAACTTGCAGAAGGCCAACACCACCATTGCATCAATCTTCCCAGATCAAGTGTCATatgatgattttgatgatgaGGACAGTTCTCCAAAAATACCCAAAAACATGCCTTCACAAATTCAAGCTCCAAATGCAGCAAACATTCCCAAAGTCCCACAACTTCCTAAGAAAAATTTAAAGGGTCTCATTAGCAATGCATCAAAGAAAATGCAACTAACAAAAGAATTCAAGGAAGATAATCCGAGCCGTGTTGTCCCCAAATCCGGTTTGAGTAAAGAACAAGCCATTGAAGAAATTGACAAGATTCAAAAGGAGATTCTCGCTATGCAAACGATGAAAGAGTTTACAAAAAGCACGTATGAGAACGGGCTTTCGAAGTATTGGGAAATTGATAGCaagataaacacaatgcaacaaAGGGTTTGTAGATTACAAGATGAGTTTAAAGTTGGGAAAGTTATTGAAGATGGTGATGCTAGAACTGTAATGGCACAAGCTGCATTAAAATCATGCAAAGAGACACTCGAAAAGTTAATAGAAAAACGAGATAATTCATACCAAGCTGCCATGTCCGAACATGAGAAGATTACCAATGCAAAACAGAAAATCAAGGCATTGAAGCGTAAGTTTCCTTTGGACCAAGTTAACGAATCTGATAAAGACGGCGAAGGGGAGTCACAAATCAtgaatcaagatgatgagaatgATGATATGACAAAGATTAAGGAAAGCTTAGAGGAATTATCGAAGAAACAATTAACGGTTTCTGAATTGGCGAATTCTATAGACAAGGTTTCGAATAAAGTTATTAGTTTAGAGAGTAAGGTTTCATCTCAAACTGCATATATAGAGAATTTGAGAAATCAGACCAGTGAATTTCAAACACAAATTCAAATTTTGGAAGGTGATAAGGCTTCCATGGCGGATGGGGCTCGCATGCGTAGAAAGTTAAAGGACTTGGATAAGAAGTTGCATGGATTAGAGGAATTGGAGAAGGAAGTTGAGAAGCAAAATCACAATCTAAAAGTGTATTTCATGGAAGCAAATTGTAGTATTGATCATCTGTCTGAGAAGCTTCATGATGTGCAGCCAGATGAGGAGGTTGAGATGGACTCTCCTGCCTCCGAAGAAGAATGTTTAAAGACCATAGAAGGCGTTGTTGATGTGTTTTGCGGTGATTCGGAAGAACGAATGATGAATTCGGATGAAGGTGTTGTTGTTGAAGAGAAGGAAATCCCATGCATGAACAATGTTGATGAGGAGAATACAAACGACAACCACATAAACAAAGATAGAGAAAAAGACACTTACAGTGAAAGTGACCACAACCACATAGACAAAGACACTTACACTAATGAGAATGACAATGACAAAGACAAAGACAAtgacaataacaataacaacaatggcAAAAACAATAGCAATGATAACAACAATGACAACGGTGACCATGATGAATCGGCGGAGAATACATATGCAAGGAAAAAGGATGTTAAAAATGATGAAGATGTTAGAAAAGGTGAGGCGAATGTGACCAACACGAATACTAGAACCGAAGCCGAAGATAATAAACAAGAACATATAAATGAAACCGGTGACAAACCTCAAAGGAATCCGTTGAAACGATATACTGCCAACTTGAAAAACTACAAGGAAACCAAGAAGAAATTGAGTGATGAAGAGAAGAAAAAACTAGGAACCCTCTTTGAACTCATAGTACAAGTACGAGAATTAAAAACATGCATAGTGAAAAGAGACAATGAGATCCAAATGCTAAAACAAAAGCTTAACCAACTCCAAGATACAGAAAACTGGCAAGAAGTGAAACAAGATTACATATCATCAGAAGACAAAGAATACGAAGAAATCACCATCTCAATCGATGACTCTGAGCCCGTTTCTGAGATCGAAGAGAAGTTCCGAACCGACATTGACATTATACTCGACGAAAACCTCGATTTTTGGCTAAGATTCAGCACTCAATTCCACCAGGTACAAAAGTTCAAAACAGAAGTAGAAGATCTACAACAAGAAATAACAAAAGTTAAATCCAGAGACACCGAAGTTAAACCATCCGACGACAAAACCACCCAATCCATGTTCACAACCGATCTAAGATCCGATATCAGACCGCTCTACAAACACCTTAAagagatccaaagtgaactcacATTATGGCTA is from Helianthus annuus cultivar XRQ/B chromosome 9, HanXRQr2.0-SUNRISE, whole genome shotgun sequence and encodes:
- the LOC110876380 gene encoding kinase-interacting protein 1 codes for the protein MEDKVHYALNIVQKDGDSFGKRAEMYYRHRPDLICFIEETFRAYRALAERYDKLSRNLQKANTTIASIFPDQVSYDDFDDEDSSPKIPKNMPSQIQAPNAANIPKVPQLPKKNLKGLISNASKKMQLTKEFKEDNPSRVVPKSGLSKEQAIEEIDKIQKEILAMQTMKEFTKSTYENGLSKYWEIDSKINTMQQRVCRLQDEFKVGKVIEDGDARTVMAQAALKSCKETLEKLIEKRDNSYQAAMSEHEKITNAKQKIKALKRKFPLDQVNESDKDGEGESQIMNQDDENDDMTKIKESLEELSKKQLTVSELANSIDKVSNKVISLESKVSSQTAYIENLRNQTSEFQTQIQILEGDKASMADGARMRRKLKDLDKKLHGLEELEKEVEKQNHNLKVYFMEANCSIDHLSEKLHDVQPDEEVEMDSPASEEECLKTIEGVVDVFCGDSEERMMNSDEGVVVEEKEIPCMNNVDEENTNDNHINKDREKDTYSESDHNHIDKDTYTNENDNDKDKDNDNNNNNNGKNNSNDNNNDNGDHDESAENTYARKKDVKNDEDVRKGEANVTNTNTRTEAEDNKQEHINETGDKPQRNPLKRYTANLKNYKETKKKLSDEEKKKLGTLFELIVQVRELKTCIVKRDNEIQMLKQKLNQLQDTENWQEVKQDYISSEDKEYEEITISIDDSEPVSEIEEKFRTDIDIILDENLDFWLRFSTQFHQVQKFKTEVEDLQQEITKVKSRDTEVKPSDDKTTQSMFTTDLRSDIRPLYKHLKEIQSELTLWLEQAETLKDELHMRCTSLSNIQEEITMALKEGMLEDEIKFSTHQAAKFQGEILNMEQENNRVNEELEAAMDHVRALHLEIKKTLRKLEEEFGLSDNQKSYQQTSVPSPTSRPGIPLRSFIFGVKAKKQKPSIFNVINKRPRGGRM